Proteins encoded together in one Deferribacterota bacterium window:
- the tatA gene encoding twin-arginine translocase TatA/TatE family subunit, protein MFGLGTQELIIILVIIMIIFGAGKLPQIGEGLGKAIKNFKKATNDAENAIDITPDSDKKEKEEKEKENK, encoded by the coding sequence ATGTTTGGTTTAGGTACACAAGAGTTAATAATAATATTGGTAATAATAATGATAATTTTTGGAGCAGGAAAACTACCGCAAATAGGGGAAGGACTTGGTAAGGCTATAAAAAACTTTAAGAAGGCAACAAATGATGCAGAAAATGCAATAGATATAACCCCAGATAGTGATAAAAAAGAAAAGGAGGAAAAAGAAAAAGAGAATAAATAA